The sequence tattattattattattattattattattattattattattattattattattattattaaagttaCAATCATTAATTGTTGCAAGTGTTGCAAATTATGGAGTTGGATATATatcattaattcaattatttattacagcattattaccattttggATGGCAACATGGGAAGAATATCATACTGGTGTATTACATCTTGGTCCTATCAACGGACCAGATGaaggtattattattattgtttgtgCATTATTGAGCACAGCTATATTTGGCAACGCATTTTGGACATTTAAACCATTTGTAGCATCATCACAACTCTTACCATCAATCATCCAACAATGGTTACCAACATTCATTCAACAATTGATGCTCAATGAAATCATTGTagcttcattatcattaccatGTTTAATCACttgtttctttaatattaaaaatgtagTTCAACATTTACAAGCAAAACAAAAACCAATCTTACCAGCATTAAAACATATTCTAGTTTGGGTTATCATCACTGTCTCTTCTTTTATTTGGTATTATACTTCAACaaatttattaccattatcttcaatttggtttaataatattagaacTGTTCAATTTTCGATTGGTATAATTTTTGGTGAATTAGTTgtaagtttattatttattattataatatcattatttattttagatattaataataatttttttatttttattattattattattattatttattatttatactttATAAAGAGTCGTTTAATTTTAGCTCATATGTGTcatgaaaaatataatataattcaaGCACCATTATatccattaattttatcaacattttgttcaacaattaattattttaatggtACCATAATAATTCCagagaatttattattaattttattcacTGTAACCTCATTTGTTCATTACTCTTTATTTGTAAAGAGTACAATTAGTCAATTATGttcttatttaaatataaaatgttttacaattacaaagaaacattaaaaaaaaaaaataataataataattaaaataattttaaaatcttaaaataaaaaaaaataaaaaaaaagtttatttaataataaataattaataaattgaatttaattgatcaacttttttttttttttttttttatcttttatatatatattttaattaaataattgaaataatagaaatattatcttttattggttgttgagttataaataataataattacaaattaGATAATCACTatgttttttgaaatttttacaactttatttttactttttttttttctttttttttttttattttttatttttttttttatttattataataaaaggacacaaacaaagaaaaatgtttagaaaaaaaaaaattgattataaaaaaaaaagatccaagaaaaaaaaaaaaaaaaaaaaagaaaactctatccaattgatattttaaaatagttgAATGGGCTAACAATTACAAGTAATCACTTGGATGTGTATCTGGATGGAATTCTTTTTCAAAGCTTTCTATCATTGgtctattattaaatttaaaaaaaataaaaaattaattaataaaactttttttctttttttttctttaattaaaaatataaaaaaaaataaaaaaaaaaataaaaattcttaAACTTACATTGTTAAAGGTAAAGAATCTgaagtttttaataaaaggtCAGGGTCAATTTGAGTCCCAAGCTTTTTCAAAAACTCTACAGcatcttcaaattcaaattcgaTAAGTTGTTTTTCATAAATTTTAAGTATTGCAAGTGACATTCTGTGAAGATAAAATCTACCTTCAATAAAGAAAACATCCAATAATCTCTTACTAATTGGTAAATCAAAATTGTATGTAAATAATGTTGATATCCATTCTGATGCAAATAATACTGGTGTTACACCAATTTCTTTctaaaaaagtattaattaataattagtatatatatatatattttaaataaagtttaaAGAAACTTACAAAatgtgaaaataattttggtaGTAATGTTTCAATTAATCTATCGATTACATAGAGATATTGTCTTAATAAACTAAGATCATGACAAAAGAgtgttgataatttataatttttcataATACTTGTGAATGTCCAAAACGATTCCGTTTCATCCATTTCACTCAAGAGTACAGCGGCAATGAATGACATACCTTGAGTATAACCAATCTCTGGATCCATAATACTATATGCCTTCAAGATtctaaataatgaattttgaCCTTGTTCATTATTAAAGTATGGATTGTTTGGAAAGGTTCTACTTATATCTTTGGAGATTTTATATTCATACTCTTCAGAATGTTTACCTAAAAAATGTTGATATACACCGATATTCTTTCTCTCCAATTCGATTGCACCAGAAAAGAATCTCCAAATATAACCTCTTATTCTCTTTGGTAAACCAAttctaattgattttaaaatttcattattgataatattatcatgTGTATagttttgaattaattgaagccATATATATTCTTTGGTTTTCatatgatttaatttcaatggaAATCCATTCACTTCTGATCGAATATCTGGTGCTTTAGAATTATAAAATGGTGATGATCTTGTTACTGCTCTAATTGTTGGTGAAATTTTTGTTATTGTATTtgattcttcattattactattactactactattactactactactactacttatACTAtcatttaaactattattattattattattatttacaattgttttattttcaatatctttttcttcttgatTGTTTATGATGGTTTGAGATGATGTTATGGATGGCggatttataaattcatttatttcttttacaATTGGTTCATACAAAGATGATGAAACTGAGGAAGAGTctgatgatattgattttggtgaTTCAATATATGTTTTTATTGGTAAATTAGTTGAAGTAGAATTTGTTATGGTAGAGTTTGttgtatcattattattgctatttttgttattactattattattattattattattattattatcatctgtACCTAAAATATTGTTAATtgtaccactactactatttcTAATGATTCCTTTTTGATGATTATCTTCAGAGATACAACAACTATTACCAACATCAccgccaccaccaccaccactcaTATTGATTACATTACCATCATCGCTACtactaatattatattttatatcaaCAACTTTATCTTCTTGTATAGTTGGTTGATAATCAATCTTTGTAtccataattttattatatacgtaaatttctttttttatatttatttgtttattactattatttttatttatttgtattagtttgtttatttattaaatatttatttttagatataaaatcaaataaaaatttttttatttatattaaaaaaaaaagagtgaaataaaaatttttaaattaaaaaaaaaaaaaaaaaaaaaaaaaaaaaacttattaaAATGAGtggatgaattattattaatttgtgtGTAGAATATTCAGTTTTAATCTTTTGTATActgtatttatataaataattataaatttatattatttttttatttttttaaaaaaaaaaaaaataataaattttttattttttttatattttttttttttattttatttttttattttttttttttattgttttatttttatattttttttatcttttttttattttttttatttttttttttaaaaaattaaataaatatccaaatgaactgataaataaaataatttgagtTTAAATACAtacacaaaaataaaaaaaaaataaataaaaaaatatataaaaaaaaataaaaacaaaatgaaaagtgtgggataaaaaaaaaaaattaaatgagattttttttttgattttttagctcgataaatttttaatgacGTATTTCGGCAAATTaacaatttgaatttttttttgtttttttttttaattgtttgtgATTGGTTTTATATCACAATAAAAACACAaacccaaaaaaataaaaaaaaaataaaaagtttttttttccaaatttagtcttttttttttttttttttttcacaagcctttttttaatattctaaaattaatatgtaaaaaaattttaaaaaaggtatTTCAGGTATTTTGGATTCAATGATTGCGAACCACCaagtattttaatttttgtgatacaaatctttataaatttttatcaggaattttttttgttttgtatACTAATTCTTCGAATTTGTACACTCCACGATTTTTTCGATACTTTGCAGCATCTTCAATACTTGGTGGTCGCTTTCGATTTACTATTGAGAACTTTTTGTAAGACGATGAAAGATGATTTCTTTTGTGCATTTCGTCCAAAACCTAATACCTTTGTgcttttatataatttaaaaatacttttaatagaactaaaatttttaaaaaatttatatttaagggatatttttttttttttcgtctaaaaaaaaaaaaaaaaaattttaaattaataaaaatattggaatttaattattttaattttatttattttttaatatggaTTTAGTGTAGATAAATAGAACACTcaaaaatacacaaaataaatgtaaccattctattttttttttttttgtaatcaaaaattttatttttagaattaattaatttaattatttacaattcattttttatcattaatcCCCAATTAGTGtatatctttaaatttgagtctattttaaaaatataaaacagTGTGaataatccaaaaaaaaaataaaaaataaaaaaataaaaaaatctaacaattaaaaaaggatGATTATGatcattgattttttttttttacacggaataaattttttttatttacaaatttggttaattatttttttttttttttttttttttttttttttttacattattGTACAGGTCTTCTtctttggttttttatttaatttatttggatAAATTACAGATCTAATACATTGatcaaaaacatttttaacaCCTCTTTGAGTTAAAGCTGAAGCTTCTAAATAGATAgcattaatttcttttgctTTTTCTAAACCTTTTTCATATGGTACTAATTCAATATTcctttcttttaattttttaattgaatcattatcatttctAATATCTTGTTTTGTACCAACCAAAACTATTGGTACACCAGGAGCATGATGATTAACTTCTTTAAACCATTTTGTTgaaacattttcaaatgatgattgtgaaataattgaaaaacaaattaaaaatacatcAGTTTGTGGATATGATAATGGTCTTAAACGATCATACTCTTCTTGACCTGCAGTATCCCAAAGTCCAAGACTATATGGTTTACCATCCAACATCAAATTTGCAcaataattatcaaaaactGTTGGAAGATATTCTGATGGAAAACCATTTGTAGTATATGAAATTAACATACAAGTTTTACCAACTGcaccatcaccaacaacaacacatttaatattttgcctaaaaaaaaaaaagttaaaaattaaaaaaaaaaaatttaaaaaatattaatatttgaatacattaattatttaaaaaatattatttttttacctacattttaatttattttaattttaatttaatttaatattttaaataaaattatttgatttatatttatttatttaatttatttgatctctttatcaaaataaaaaaaaaaaaaaaaattatttatacaccaccaaaattattttttttttttttttttgtccaaaaattttcatcgaaaaaatatcttttaaaaaatttgtgtgaaaaaaaaaaaaaaaaaaaaaaaaaactaaaaataaattttccattttctctaaaaaaaaaataaaataaaaatagaaataaaaacatataaaataattcatataatataaaatagagaatatatatataaattttatttttatttttatataaattatttttaaaattttcccctattatttttatctttatttttatgttttttttttttttttttttaccaaaaatgaatatttgaatttaatgacTTTGTGGAGATATTTTCTCACCAAAAGATTGTTCAATTGAAGCAGATAGTTGAGATTTACTACCAGTGGCAGTTTTTGGAATTGCACCatcttcaaaattaaaaagttcTTCAGAGACATCTCTACGACGATCGAAACCAGAAGAGAATGAGGATAATTTCTCACCACTATTATGTTGTTGAACTTGACGAGCATCCATTGGAACATAATTCATATTTCTACGACCCATATAGATTTGACGTGGTCTAAAGATACGAAGTTCTGGATCAGCCAATTCTTCAACCCAATGAGCCAACCAACCAGCAGCTCTTGGAATTGAGAATAACACTGGAAACATATCAGTTGGGAAACCCATACTCTTGTAAATGATACCAGAGTAGAAATCAACATTTGGATAGAGTTGTCTCTCTATGAAATAGCTGTCAGAGAGTGCCAATCTTTCCAATTCTGTTGCGATTTGCATCAATGGATTCTTACCCAATAGTGCAAAGATCTCCATTGTTACGGTTTTAAGTATTTTAGCACGTGGATCATATGATTTGTAAACACGATGTCCAAAACCCATTAAACGTTGTTTCTTTTGTTTAACTTGTTCAATAAACTTTGGAATATTTTCAATGGTTCCAATTGCCTCCAACATTCTTAACACTGCTTCATTGGCACCACCATGTAATGGACCATACAATGCACCTGCACTACCTGCACATGCTGTATATGGGTCAACCAATGTTGATGCAATTTGTCTCATTGTTGCTGTTGAACAATTTAATTCATGATCTGCgtgaataataaataatttatctaaTGCTCTTGTTAATACTGGATGTGGTTTATAATTTGATTCTGATAAACGATCTaacatatataaaaaattctcTGTATATGATAATGTATTTGATGGATCATTATATGGtctaattaattaataataataataataagtaattttgaattttttttttttttttttttaaaaaaacaataaattaatttcttttttttttttaccttccAATTCTATGACGATATGCACATGCTGCAATTGTTGGTAATTTACCAAGAATTCtaaaaatttgtttattcattaattgtttatttttataaatatctaCACCTGCAAGTGCTGGATTTGCTTCTGGATAAAATGTTGACATTGCTGAAAGTGAACTAATTAACATACCCATTGGATGTGCATCATAACGGAATGATTTCATCAtactaattaaattttcatgaATAAATGTATGATTCATAATTTTTGTATTCCATAAATTACTTTGTTcctattaaaaatatatgaaaaaagttaatatatatatatatagtaaTATATTAcacaattataattaaattcataCTTTTGATGGTAAATCAccataaattaataaataagaaaCTTCTAAAAATGAAGATTTCTCTGCTAATTGTTCAATTGGATAACCTCTATATTCTAAAATACCTCTATCACCATCAATGTATGTAATTTGTGATTTACAAACTGCTGTATTATAATAACCTGGGTCATAAATcctatattatttatattaaaataaataaaaaaataaaaaaaaaaagaactcgaattaataaaaaattacattgtgattatatttcttttttttttttttttttttttttttttactttgaTAATATTTACATTGTACCAAAATCTATTGATTGTTCTTTAATTGCACggaaatcaattgatttaacagTTTCATGATTGATTGGGATTTCATAGGATTTTCCAGTTCTATTATCAATAACTGTGAGtgtattctttttttctgtagttttattattatcttcttgGGAATTTGAactcatttttaatttatttatataaattggttatttatttatttatttgtttttaatttgattatttattatttatctctattatttattatttatactcTTTCACTATATTTCACGCtgaaagtttttttttttttttatatatcttACAACAATActtgatttataatttttatttttttttttttttttaattttatttttttaaattgaattgttaaaaaaaattgaaattttaaaattttgcttttttttttttttttttttttatttttttttatttttttttaatgttttcaCAAAACAGTACTCACATGTCGTAATAAACCAGAGATAATCAGATCTTGTTAGcgagcttttttttttttttttttttttttttttttttccagatattttttcaaaaaaaaaaaaaaaaaagtttaattcacagttaaataataaaaaaaaaaaaaaaatcaaacacCATATTGTTTGCAACTTGTTAAACCTTGTCACCAAATTTCAAAGGatacctttttttaaacaattttggatttgataatttgtcaacaaaataaaataaaataaaataaaataaaataaaaagaatattatttgatcataaccacttttaaatttatttctttcttttaaaaacaaataataataatttgaccaaaataaaaatgaaattaaaattttagttttttgaaaactaaaatttgcattctttctaaaaaaaaaaaaaaaaaaaaaaaaaatatgtgtGATATCTTACcgtttaaaaaagatatcttgttcattttcaaaatttaattaaaaataaattttttttttttatttttcaagtggtttttttttttaaaacactttttttttttaatcatttttttttttttttttttttttaaaaaaattatttattataaaaaaaatggtacaacaacaacaacaacaacaacaaataaaaaaaaatcaagttAAACCACCActttattcaaatttaatagcAGGAGCAATTGCAGGAGTTATTGGTAGTTCAGTTGTATTTCCACTTGATTTTGTAAAGACAagattacaacaacaaagggTATCAATCGATGGTAGTAAACAATATAATGGTATAattgattgttttaaaaaggtGATTAAAAATGAAGGTGGTGTTAGAGGATTATATAGAGGTCTAAGTAGtaatttaattggtattATACCAGAGAAAGCATTAAAGTTAGCAATGAATGATTATTTTAGAACACGTTTTCAAGGTGACAGATCATATATTAAACTATGGGAAGAGGTTGCATCAGGTGGTCTCGCAGGTATGTGTCAAGTGGTAGCAACCAATCCAATGGAATTGGTGAAGATAAGAATGCAAGTGTCAGGTCTAAGTGGCAAGAAAGCATCATTAAAAGAAGTAGTTAGTGAATTGGGTATTAAAGGATTATACAAAGGTACTGCATCAACCTTATTAAGAGACGTACCATTCAGTATGATCTATTTCTCAATCTATGGTAGAATGAAACATAATCTCACCGATCAAGAAACTGGTGAAATTGGGTTACCAAAAATACTCTTATGTGGTATTACAGCTGGTTCAATAGCTGCTTCAGTCAGTACACCATTCGATGTAATTAAAACTAGAATTCAAGTAAAACCTGGTCCAAATGATCCACACTATAAAGGTATAGCTGATTGTTTCCGTAAAACTATACAATCTGAAGGTCCAAAAGCTCTCTTTAAAGGTGTTTTACCAAGAGTTTGTATCATTTCACCATTGTTTGGTATAACTTTAGTAGTTtatgaaattcaaaaatcattttatgcTTCAACTCATTAATTATtcagtaaaaataaaataaattaaaaataataatattgataaatatttattaaaggtattctatttattttatttttaattattatcatttgatgataGTCTTTCAGATATAAAGTACATAACATCATTTGAAAACCAATATGATTTATGAGCATTTAAAACTGAACTATAATCAGAGAATGATGAAAATACACCagtttgttttaatttgtaaTCAAATCTATATCCACCAAAAtatttggtattattattattattattattattattattattattattattattattgttattattattattgttgttattattattattattattaatattatttgatggtgTTAAAGGTAATGGTTTATTTGGagtatttaatgatgattttttaGAATCTAATTGTTGAC comes from Dictyostelium discoideum AX4 chromosome 2 chromosome, whole genome shotgun sequence and encodes:
- the captC gene encoding CDP-alcohol phosphatidyltransferase, which gives rise to MNVVLSKSALENVSKHKYSGIDDSILAKLILQKYWNFCLKFVPLNIAPYLITLTGTITILLSFFIVGYYSPYLEGTLPRWVYAMSGLTLFFYQTMDNLDGKQARRTGSSSPLGQLFDHGCDSIVCTLQSLIVASVANYGVGYISLIQLFITALLPFWMATWEEYHTGVLHLGPINGPDEGIIIIVCALLSTAIFGNAFWTFKPFVASSQLLPSIIQQWLPTFIQQLMLNEIIVASLSLPCLITCFFNIKNVVQHLQAKQKPILPALKHILVWVIITVSSFIWYYTSTNLLPLSSIWFNNIRTVQFSIGIIFGELVSRLILAHMCHEKYNIIQAPLYPLILSTFCSTINYFNGTIIIPENLLLILFTVTSFVHYSLFVKSTISQLCSYLNIKCFTITKKH
- the gltA gene encoding citrate synthase, translating into MSSNSQEDNNKTTEKKNTLTVIDNRTGKSYEIPINHETVKSIDFRAIKEQSIDFGTMIYDPGYYNTAVCKSQITYIDGDRGILEYRGYPIEQLAEKSSFLEVSYLLIYGDLPSKEQSNLWNTKIMNHTFIHENLISMMKSFRYDAHPMGMLISSLSAMSTFYPEANPALAGVDIYKNKQLMNKQIFRILGKLPTIAACAYRHRIGRPYNDPSNTLSYTENFLYMLDRLSESNYKPHPVLTRALDKLFIIHADHELNCSTATMRQIASTLVDPYTACAGSAGALYGPLHGGANEAVLRMLEAIGTIENIPKFIEQVKQKKQRLMGFGHRVYKSYDPRAKILKTVTMEIFALLGKNPLMQIATELERLALSDSYFIERQLYPNVDFYSGIIYKSMGFPTDMFPVLFSIPRAAGWLAHWVEELADPELRIFRPRQIYMGRRNMNYVPMDARQVQQHNSGEKLSSFSSGFDRRRDVSEELFNFEDGAIPKTATGSKSQLSASIEQSFGEKISPQSH
- the racF2 gene encoding Rho GTPase, whose product is MQNIKCVVVGDGAVGKTCMLISYTTNGFPSEYLPTVFDNYCANLMLDGKPYSLGLWDTAGQEEYDRLRPLSYPQTDVFLICFSIISQSSFENVSTKWFKEVNHHAPGVPIVLVGTKQDIRNDNDSIKKLKERNIELVPYEKGLEKAKEINAIYLEASALTQRGVKNVFDQCIRSVIYPNKLNKKPKKKTCTIM
- the mcfX gene encoding mitochondrial substrate carrier family protein codes for the protein MVQQQQQQQQIKKNQVKPPLYSNLIAGAIAGVIGSSVVFPLDFVKTRLQQQRVSIDGSKQYNGIIDCFKKVIKNEGGVRGLYRGLSSNLIGIIPEKALKLAMNDYFRTRFQGDRSYIKLWEEVASGGLAGMCQVVATNPMELVKIRMQVSGLSGKKASLKEVVSELGIKGLYKGTASTLLRDVPFSMIYFSIYGRMKHNLTDQETGEIGLPKILLCGITAGSIAASVSTPFDVIKTRIQVKPGPNDPHYKGIADCFRKTIQSEGPKALFKGVLPRVCIISPLFGITLVVYEIQKSFYASTH
- a CDS encoding RabGAP/TBC domain-containing protein, whose product is MDTKIDYQPTIQEDKVVDIKYNISSSDDGNVINMSGGGGGGDVGNSCCISEDNHQKGIIRNSSSGTINNILGTDDNNNNNNNNNSNNKNSNNNDTTNSTITNSTSTNLPIKTYIESPKSISSDSSSVSSSLYEPIVKEINEFINPPSITSSQTIINNQEEKDIENKTIVNNNNNNNSLNDSISSSSSSNSSSNSNNEESNTITKISPTIRAVTRSSPFYNSKAPDIRSEVNGFPLKLNHMKTKEYIWLQLIQNYTHDNIINNEILKSIRIGLPKRIRGYIWRFFSGAIELERKNIGVYQHFLGKHSEEYEYKISKDISRTFPNNPYFNNEQGQNSLFRILKAYSIMDPEIGYTQGMSFIAAVLLSEMDETESFWTFTSIMKNYKLSTLFCHDLSLLRQYLYVIDRLIETLLPKLFSHFKEIGVTPVLFASEWISTLFTYNFDLPISKRLLDVFFIEGRFYLHRMSLAILKIYEKQLIEFEFEDAVEFLKKLGTQIDPDLLLKTSDSLPLTM